The Fortiea contorta PCC 7126 genome has a segment encoding these proteins:
- a CDS encoding serine/threonine-protein kinase, translating to MQAPITVGTVLQNRYRIIQILGQGGFGKTYLAEDHRRFNELCAIKELIPGTTAIDVWEKAQEMFQREAATLYQIEHPQVPKFRERFEQDKRLFLVEDYVAGKTYRTILAERQAVGQSLTEVEGLQLIRRLLPVLEHIHSRGIIHRDISPENIILRDGDGLPVLIDFGVVKELASRLQSPDTTAPVTTVGKLGYAPTEQLQTGSAYPSSDLYGLAVTVIVLLTGREPGDLFDETLLTWNWQRWVRVNPRFAQVLQRMLSYVPGDRYQSAADVAQALQSVDQPGVSAPELSQVQTIAVGGRPDLATSAAPKKPDPVITTSNQSSVLDSPLAIGAIGAAVVILAGVGSWALVSSIRSQSQAPSAQTPPQNFPDPVISGGSTFSPVPTSTPTANEPIRLSKRLNLGASNIATVESTLKENQIIQYSFSGRKGLRLNAFVDPGNSILLTVLDANQQPIDAQAKEVSSYEGILPTNGRYTIELTLAPGITELDYSLNVSLETLVKPSPVPTLTVTPTDTPTQIPNIPTPILTPTPRVTPRETPVETPVETPTVEPENDPNATQQIDPVTIPNN from the coding sequence ATGCAAGCACCCATCACAGTTGGCACTGTTTTACAAAATCGTTACCGCATAATTCAAATTCTCGGACAGGGGGGATTTGGTAAAACTTATTTGGCAGAAGATCACAGACGCTTTAATGAACTGTGTGCGATTAAGGAATTGATTCCGGGAACGACGGCGATTGATGTCTGGGAAAAAGCACAGGAAATGTTTCAGCGAGAAGCGGCGACTCTCTATCAAATCGAACATCCGCAAGTGCCGAAATTTCGAGAAAGATTTGAGCAGGACAAACGCTTGTTTCTAGTGGAAGATTATGTTGCTGGTAAAACTTACCGGACTATACTTGCGGAACGTCAAGCGGTGGGTCAATCTTTGACAGAGGTGGAAGGGTTGCAGTTGATCCGCCGTTTGCTACCTGTGTTGGAGCATATTCATAGTCGGGGGATTATTCACCGGGATATCTCTCCGGAAAATATTATTTTGCGTGATGGTGATGGTTTACCGGTGTTAATTGATTTTGGGGTGGTGAAAGAACTGGCGAGTCGATTGCAATCTCCCGATACTACAGCACCTGTGACTACGGTGGGTAAATTAGGCTACGCGCCTACGGAACAATTGCAAACAGGGTCGGCTTATCCGAGTAGTGATTTGTATGGGCTGGCGGTGACGGTGATAGTTTTGTTGACTGGGAGAGAACCTGGGGATTTATTTGATGAAACTCTACTAACTTGGAATTGGCAAAGATGGGTGAGAGTGAATCCGCGATTTGCTCAAGTTTTGCAGCGGATGTTAAGTTATGTGCCGGGCGATCGCTATCAAAGTGCTGCTGATGTTGCTCAGGCATTACAATCTGTAGACCAACCCGGTGTTTCTGCTCCTGAATTATCTCAAGTACAAACAATTGCTGTTGGTGGACGCCCTGATTTGGCGACGTCTGCAGCACCTAAAAAACCTGATCCGGTAATTACAACTAGCAATCAAAGTTCTGTTTTAGATAGTCCGTTGGCGATTGGGGCTATCGGTGCGGCTGTGGTGATTTTGGCGGGTGTTGGTTCTTGGGCGCTGGTAAGTTCTATTCGCTCTCAATCTCAGGCTCCATCGGCACAAACACCACCACAAAATTTTCCCGATCCTGTGATTTCTGGTGGTTCTACTTTTTCACCTGTGCCCACATCTACGCCCACGGCTAATGAGCCGATTCGATTGAGCAAGCGTCTCAATTTGGGAGCATCTAATATTGCTACAGTTGAAAGTACTCTGAAGGAAAATCAAATAATTCAATACTCTTTTTCTGGACGCAAGGGGTTAAGGTTAAATGCATTTGTTGACCCTGGTAACAGTATTTTGTTAACAGTTTTAGATGCTAATCAACAACCTATTGATGCTCAGGCGAAAGAAGTATCTTCTTATGAAGGTATATTACCGACAAATGGTAGATATACTATTGAGTTGACGCTAGCTCCAGGAATTACAGAACTTGACTATTCTCTAAATGTGTCTTTAGAAACATTAGTTAAACCGTCGCCTGTACCAACACTCACAGTAACACCGACGGACACACCTACACAAATACCGAATATTCCTACACCAATATTGACACCAACACCCAGGGTAACACCAAGAGAAACACCAGTAGAAACACCAGTAGAAACACCGACTGTTGAGCCGGAAAATGACCCAAATGCTACTCAACAAATCGATCCGGTGACTATTCCTAATAATTAG